A single window of Leclercia adecarboxylata DNA harbors:
- a CDS encoding YijD family membrane protein, producing the protein MKQTGQDKGTLLLALIAGLSINGTFAAIFSSIVPFSVFPMISLVLTVYCLHQRYQNRTMPVGLPALSAAFFVLGVLLYSTVVRAEYPDIGSNFLPAVLSVALVFWIGFKMRNRKQQLPE; encoded by the coding sequence ATGAAACAGACAGGACAGGATAAAGGAACATTGTTGCTGGCATTGATCGCTGGCTTATCCATTAACGGTACCTTTGCAGCGATTTTTAGCTCTATTGTACCGTTCTCGGTTTTCCCGATGATCTCTCTGGTGCTGACGGTGTACTGTCTGCATCAGCGTTATCAGAATCGCACCATGCCGGTGGGGTTACCGGCATTGTCGGCGGCGTTCTTTGTGCTGGGTGTCCTGCTGTATAGCACCGTGGTGCGTGCAGAGTACCCGGACATTGGCTCTAACTTCCTGCCTGCGGTGCTGTCGGTAGCGCTGGTCTTCTGGATCGGCTTTAAAATGCGTAACCGTAAGCAGCAACTGCCAGAGTAA
- the ilvL gene encoding ilv operon leader peptide, which translates to MTALLLVISLVVISVVVIIIPPCGAALGRGKA; encoded by the coding sequence ATGACAGCCCTTCTACTAGTGATTAGCCTGGTCGTGATTAGCGTGGTGGTGATTATTATCCCACCGTGCGGGGCTGCACTTGGACGAGGAAAGGCTTAA
- the hdfR gene encoding HTH-type transcriptional regulator HdfR has product MDTELLKTFLEVSRTRHFGRAAEALYLTQSAVSFRIRQLENQLGVNLFTRHRNNIRLTPAGEKLLPYAETLMNTWQAARKEVAHTSKHNEFSIGASASLWECMLSPWLSRLYRSHAQLQFEARIAQRQSLVKQLHERQLDLLITTEAPKMDEFSSQILGQFTLALYAAEPSAMKSDLNYLRLEWGPDFQPHETGLIAIDDVPVLTTSSAEIACQQLASLKGCTWLPQRWASQKAGLYTVTDSALLQRPLYAIWLQNSDKQGQIKDLLKINVMD; this is encoded by the coding sequence GTGGATACGGAATTGCTAAAAACTTTCCTCGAAGTGAGCAGAACTCGCCACTTTGGGCGCGCCGCAGAAGCGCTTTATCTGACGCAGTCGGCGGTGAGCTTTCGTATTCGTCAGCTTGAAAATCAGCTTGGAGTGAACCTTTTTACCCGCCATCGCAACAACATTCGATTAACGCCTGCCGGTGAAAAGCTTCTGCCCTATGCAGAAACCTTAATGAATACCTGGCAGGCCGCGCGTAAGGAAGTTGCTCATACCTCAAAGCATAATGAATTTTCTATCGGTGCCAGCGCCTCTTTATGGGAGTGTATGCTCAGCCCCTGGCTTAGTCGCTTATACCGCTCTCACGCACAACTGCAGTTTGAGGCCCGCATTGCGCAGCGACAGTCGCTGGTTAAGCAGTTACATGAACGACAGCTGGATCTGCTGATCACCACCGAAGCCCCGAAAATGGATGAATTTAGCAGCCAGATCCTCGGGCAGTTCACCCTGGCGCTTTATGCTGCTGAACCTTCGGCCATGAAAAGCGACCTGAACTATCTGCGACTGGAATGGGGGCCTGATTTCCAGCCGCATGAGACGGGTTTGATTGCCATTGATGATGTTCCGGTCCTGACCACCAGTTCTGCCGAGATAGCCTGCCAGCAACTCGCATCGCTAAAAGGTTGTACCTGGTTGCCACAGCGCTGGGCCAGTCAGAAAGCCGGCCTGTATACGGTGACGGATTCAGCCCTGCTTCAGAGGCCGCTGTACGCCATCTGGCTGCAGAACAGTGACAAGCAAGGGCAAATTAAAGATCTGCTTAAAATCAATGTGATGGATTAA
- the btuB gene encoding TonB-dependent vitamin B12 receptor BtuB, whose translation MIKKVSLLTALSVTAFSGWAQDSADALVVTANRVAQPANTVLAPSSVVTREDIERWQAKSVVEVMSRLPGVDIAQSGGMGANSSTFIRGTESRHVLVLIDGIPLNNAGISNSPDLSQIPVSLIQRVEYIRGPRSALYGSDAIGGVINIITGRDKPGAEITASIGSKGYQSYDGSFQQVLDKTKITMAGNYTYTRGFDIDAADAPRQPDRDGFMSKSLFGSVEQQITDNLSGFVRGLGYDNRTAYDGYDNYGATGIDGRPDTRQLYSQNWDTGLRYNQGIYQTQLVAGYGRSKDQNYDPSKGRYASSATMDDVKQYTTQWMNTVTVGHGNIGAGLDWQKQKTQAGTGYLEKGYDQRNTGVFLSAMQQFDSVTLEAAARNDDNSNFGNHNTWQTSAGWEFIDGYRIIASYGTAYKAPTMSQIHSTRYGNPDLKPEESKQWEGGFEGLTGPVTWRVSGYRNDIENLISSDPRTFRYYNVNKARIKGIEATAQFDTGPVGHQISYDYVDPRNAKTNEVLARRSKQQVKYQLDTQVWDLDWNLAYRYLGTRYDDDFSSYPSRRVKMGGVSLWDLAVSYPVTSHLTVRGKIANLFDKDYETVYGYETAGREYTLSGSYTF comes from the coding sequence ATGATTAAAAAAGTATCGCTGCTGACGGCGCTTTCCGTCACGGCATTTTCGGGCTGGGCGCAGGATAGCGCAGACGCGTTGGTGGTGACGGCAAACCGTGTTGCACAACCGGCTAATACCGTTCTGGCTCCCAGCTCCGTTGTTACCCGGGAAGATATTGAACGCTGGCAGGCAAAAAGCGTCGTTGAAGTCATGTCACGCTTACCGGGTGTGGATATCGCCCAAAGCGGCGGCATGGGTGCCAACTCCTCTACCTTTATTCGCGGGACGGAATCCCGTCATGTGCTGGTGCTGATCGACGGTATTCCACTGAATAACGCCGGGATCAGTAACTCACCTGATCTCAGCCAAATCCCCGTTTCGCTCATTCAGCGTGTCGAATACATTCGTGGCCCGCGCTCGGCCCTGTATGGTTCGGATGCGATTGGCGGCGTGATTAACATCATTACGGGTCGGGACAAGCCAGGGGCGGAAATCACCGCCAGCATCGGCTCGAAAGGCTATCAATCCTACGATGGTTCATTCCAGCAGGTACTGGATAAAACCAAAATCACCATGGCTGGCAATTACACGTACACCCGCGGCTTTGATATCGATGCGGCCGATGCGCCACGCCAGCCCGATCGCGACGGCTTTATGAGTAAGTCGTTATTTGGCTCTGTTGAGCAGCAGATCACCGACAACCTGAGCGGTTTCGTGCGTGGGCTCGGTTATGACAACCGCACCGCGTATGACGGCTATGATAACTATGGCGCAACGGGTATTGATGGTCGCCCGGACACCCGTCAGCTTTACAGCCAGAACTGGGACACCGGTCTGCGCTATAACCAGGGGATCTATCAGACGCAGCTGGTAGCCGGTTACGGTCGCAGTAAAGACCAGAACTACGATCCGAGCAAAGGCCGGTATGCTTCTTCCGCTACCATGGATGATGTTAAGCAGTACACCACCCAGTGGATGAACACCGTCACGGTTGGTCACGGCAATATCGGTGCTGGTCTGGACTGGCAGAAGCAAAAAACCCAGGCAGGAACGGGTTATCTGGAGAAAGGCTACGACCAGCGCAACACCGGCGTGTTCCTGTCTGCCATGCAGCAGTTCGATAGCGTCACCCTGGAAGCCGCAGCGCGTAATGACGATAACTCTAACTTTGGTAACCATAATACCTGGCAGACCAGCGCCGGATGGGAGTTTATCGACGGTTACCGGATCATCGCTTCCTACGGCACGGCCTATAAAGCGCCGACCATGAGCCAGATCCATAGTACGAGGTATGGCAACCCGGACCTGAAGCCGGAAGAGAGCAAGCAGTGGGAAGGCGGCTTCGAGGGGCTGACCGGCCCGGTGACCTGGCGTGTATCGGGTTATCGTAACGATATTGAAAACCTGATCAGCAGCGACCCGCGCACGTTCCGTTATTACAACGTTAATAAAGCGCGCATCAAAGGCATCGAAGCCACGGCCCAGTTCGATACCGGGCCGGTAGGGCATCAGATTTCTTATGACTATGTTGATCCGCGGAATGCCAAAACCAACGAAGTGCTCGCTCGCCGTTCGAAGCAGCAGGTGAAGTACCAGCTGGATACGCAGGTGTGGGATCTCGACTGGAATCTGGCCTATCGCTACCTGGGTACCCGTTATGACGATGACTTCAGTTCGTACCCGTCTCGCAGAGTAAAAATGGGCGGCGTAAGCCTGTGGGATCTCGCAGTTTCATATCCTGTCACCTCTCACCTTACAGTTCGTGGTAAAATCGCCAACCTGTTCGATAAAGACTACGAGACAGTTTATGGCTACGAAACTGCAGGACGGGAATACACCTTGTCTGGCAGCTACACCTTCTGA
- the ilvM gene encoding acetolactate synthase 2 small subunit, producing MMQHQVAVQARFNPETLERVLRVVRHRGFQICSLNMETATDAQNINIELTVASQRPVELLFSQLSKLVDVARVDIQQRAATSQTQQIRA from the coding sequence ATGATGCAACATCAGGTCGCCGTGCAGGCTCGCTTCAACCCGGAAACATTAGAACGTGTGTTGCGCGTGGTGCGCCATCGTGGGTTCCAGATATGTTCCTTGAACATGGAAACCGCCACCGACGCGCAGAACATAAATATCGAATTGACCGTTGCCAGCCAGCGCCCCGTCGAATTACTGTTTAGCCAGTTGAGCAAACTGGTCGACGTCGCACGGGTCGATATCCAGCAGCGTGCCGCTACATCGCAAACACAACAAATTCGCGCCTGA
- the fabR gene encoding HTH-type transcriptional repressor FabR, whose product MMGVRAQQKEKTRRSLVEAAFSQLSAERSFASLSLREVAREAGIAPTSFYRHFRDVDELGLTMVDESGLMLRQLMRQARQRIAKGGSVIRTSVSTFMEFIGNNPNAFRLLLRERSGTSAAFRAAVAREIQHFIAELADYLELENHMPRAFTEAQAEAMVTIVFSAGAEALDVSVEQRKQLEERLVLQLRMISKGAYYWYRREQEKLAHQSDE is encoded by the coding sequence GTGATGGGCGTAAGAGCACAACAAAAAGAGAAAACCCGGCGTTCGCTGGTAGAAGCCGCATTCAGTCAACTGAGTGCCGAGCGAAGTTTTGCCAGTCTGAGCCTGCGCGAAGTCGCACGCGAAGCCGGGATTGCGCCTACCTCTTTCTACCGTCACTTCCGTGACGTAGATGAACTGGGTCTGACCATGGTGGATGAGAGCGGGCTGATGCTCCGCCAGCTGATGCGCCAGGCGCGTCAGCGTATCGCCAAAGGGGGCAGCGTGATCCGCACCTCCGTTTCCACCTTTATGGAGTTTATCGGCAACAATCCTAACGCATTTCGTTTACTGTTGCGGGAACGCTCGGGTACCTCGGCCGCGTTTCGTGCCGCCGTGGCGCGTGAGATTCAGCATTTTATTGCGGAACTTGCCGACTATCTTGAACTCGAAAACCATATGCCGCGCGCCTTCACTGAAGCGCAGGCCGAGGCGATGGTAACAATAGTCTTCAGTGCGGGCGCCGAAGCACTGGATGTAAGCGTTGAACAACGCAAGCAACTCGAAGAGCGACTGGTATTGCAACTGCGGATGATCTCTAAGGGAGCGTATTACTGGTATCGCCGTGAACAAGAAAAACTGGCGCATCAATCCGATGAGTGA
- the ilvE gene encoding branched-chain-amino-acid transaminase, which yields MTTKKADFIWSNGEMIRWEDAKVHVMSHALHYGTSVFEGIRCYDSHKGPVVFRHREHMQRLRDSAKIYRFPVSQSVDELMEACRAVLRKNNLTSAYIRPLVFVGDVGMGVNPPAGYTTDVIIAAFPWGAYLGAEALEQGIDAMVSSWNRVAPNTIPTAAKAGGNYLSSLLVGSEARRHGYQEGIALDVNGYISEGAGENLFEVKDGILFTPPFTSSALPGITRDAIIKLAQDLGIEVREQVLSRESLYLADEVFMSGTAAEITPVRSVDGIQVGEGRRGPVTKRIQEAFFGLFTGETEDKWGWLDQVNQ from the coding sequence ATGACGACGAAAAAAGCTGATTTCATTTGGTCCAATGGTGAGATGATTCGCTGGGAGGACGCTAAAGTCCACGTGATGTCCCACGCGCTTCACTACGGTACGTCTGTTTTTGAAGGCATCCGTTGCTACGACTCTCACAAAGGACCAGTGGTGTTCCGCCATCGCGAACACATGCAGCGTCTGCGTGATTCAGCCAAAATTTATCGTTTCCCGGTTTCCCAGAGCGTTGACGAGCTGATGGAAGCTTGCCGCGCCGTTCTGCGCAAAAACAACCTTACCAGCGCCTATATCCGTCCTCTGGTATTTGTGGGCGATGTGGGGATGGGCGTTAACCCGCCAGCCGGTTACACCACCGATGTGATCATCGCCGCGTTCCCGTGGGGAGCCTACCTCGGCGCAGAAGCGCTGGAGCAGGGGATCGACGCGATGGTTTCCTCCTGGAACCGTGTCGCACCCAACACCATCCCGACCGCAGCCAAAGCGGGCGGTAACTACCTCTCCTCCCTGCTGGTTGGCAGCGAAGCACGTCGCCACGGCTATCAGGAAGGTATCGCTCTGGACGTGAATGGCTACATCTCCGAAGGCGCAGGTGAGAACCTGTTTGAAGTAAAAGATGGCATTCTGTTCACCCCTCCATTCACCTCTTCAGCTCTGCCGGGCATCACCCGTGACGCCATCATCAAGCTGGCGCAGGATCTGGGTATCGAAGTGCGCGAGCAGGTACTGTCCCGCGAATCTCTGTATCTGGCCGATGAAGTATTTATGTCCGGTACCGCAGCAGAAATTACGCCGGTACGCAGCGTTGACGGCATCCAGGTGGGCGAAGGCCGCCGTGGTCCGGTTACCAAACGTATCCAGGAAGCATTCTTTGGCCTCTTTACCGGTGAAACCGAAGATAAATGGGGTTGGTTGGATCAGGTTAATCAATAA
- the murI gene encoding glutamate racemase, with translation MATKLQDGNTPCLAATPSDPRPTVLVFDSGVGGLSVYDEIRHLLPDLHYIYAFDNVAFPYGEKSEAFIVERVVEIVTAVQQHYPLALAVIACNTASTVSLPALREKFPFPVVGVVPAIKPAARLTANGVVGLLATRGTVKRPYTRELIERFANECQIAMLGSAELVEMAEAKLHGQPVSLEELRRILRPWLRMAEPPDTVVLGCTHFPLLQEELLAVLPEGTRLVDSGAAIARRTAWLLEHEAPDAKSADANVAYCMALTAETEQLLPVLQRYGFETLEKLAL, from the coding sequence ATGGCTACGAAACTGCAGGACGGGAATACACCTTGTCTGGCAGCTACACCTTCTGACCCACGTCCCACCGTACTGGTGTTTGACTCCGGTGTCGGTGGGCTTTCAGTCTATGATGAGATTCGACATCTCCTGCCGGATCTTCATTACATCTATGCATTCGATAATGTGGCTTTTCCGTATGGGGAAAAGAGCGAAGCGTTTATCGTCGAACGCGTCGTTGAAATCGTCACCGCCGTACAACAGCATTACCCTCTCGCACTGGCGGTGATTGCCTGTAATACGGCGAGTACGGTTTCCCTCCCCGCCTTACGCGAAAAATTCCCGTTCCCGGTTGTCGGCGTGGTGCCTGCGATTAAACCTGCGGCGCGCCTGACGGCGAATGGCGTGGTGGGACTGCTGGCAACGCGCGGTACGGTGAAGCGCCCCTATACCCGCGAACTGATCGAACGCTTTGCCAATGAATGTCAGATCGCGATGTTAGGGTCTGCCGAGCTGGTGGAAATGGCAGAAGCGAAACTGCACGGTCAACCGGTGTCGCTGGAAGAGCTGCGTCGTATTCTGCGTCCCTGGCTGCGTATGGCGGAGCCGCCAGACACGGTAGTGCTGGGCTGCACGCATTTCCCTTTATTGCAGGAAGAGCTGCTTGCCGTACTGCCGGAAGGTACCCGACTGGTGGATTCGGGCGCGGCTATCGCTCGTCGCACTGCGTGGCTACTTGAACATGAAGCGCCAGATGCAAAATCTGCCGACGCGAATGTCGCTTATTGCATGGCATTGACTGCTGAGACTGAGCAACTTTTACCCGTTTTGCAGCGTTACGGCTTCGAAACGCTCGAAAAACTAGCGCTGTAG
- a CDS encoding YifB family Mg chelatase-like AAA ATPase yields the protein MSLSVVFTRAALGVKAPLISVEVHLSNGLPGLTLVGLPETTVKEARDRVRSAIINSGYTFPAKKITINLAPADLPKEGGRYDLPIAIALLAASEQLSSPRLSAYEFVGELALTGALRGVPGAISGALAAIQAGREIIVANDNAAEVSLIEQKGCLVAEHLQEVCAFLEGRHELAAPVQEPFAVENSDQDISDIIGQEQGKRALEITAAGAHNLLLIGPPGTGKTMLASRLNGLLPPLSNHEALESAAIVSLVNATSMYKQWRRRPFRAPHHSASLVAMVGGGAIPAPGEISLAHNGILFLDELPEFERRVLDALREPIESGQINISRTRAKISYPARFQLIAAMNPSPTGHYQGNHNRCSPEQTLRYLGRLSGPFLDRFDLSLEIPLPPPGLLSQAHRAGETSLTVRNRVIAAQERQLVRQNKLNAHLDNAEIRRFCPLMAEDALWLEETLTRFGLSVRAWQRLLKVARTIADLGESEKIERRHLQEALSYRAIDRLLMHLQKMLE from the coding sequence ATGTCACTGTCGGTTGTTTTTACCCGCGCTGCGCTAGGTGTTAAAGCGCCGCTGATTTCCGTTGAGGTTCACCTCAGTAATGGCCTGCCGGGCTTAACGCTGGTTGGCTTGCCGGAAACCACCGTCAAGGAAGCCAGAGACCGGGTACGCAGCGCAATCATCAATAGCGGTTATACCTTTCCGGCCAAAAAGATCACGATTAACCTGGCGCCAGCCGATCTACCCAAGGAAGGCGGACGATATGATTTACCTATCGCCATTGCGCTTCTCGCCGCCTCTGAGCAACTCTCCTCTCCCAGACTAAGCGCATACGAGTTTGTGGGTGAGCTGGCGCTCACAGGCGCATTAAGAGGGGTTCCTGGCGCAATATCTGGTGCCCTGGCGGCCATTCAGGCTGGCAGAGAGATTATCGTTGCCAACGATAACGCTGCCGAAGTCAGCCTTATCGAACAAAAAGGCTGCCTGGTGGCAGAGCACCTGCAGGAAGTGTGCGCCTTTCTTGAGGGTCGCCACGAGCTGGCTGCGCCCGTTCAGGAGCCGTTTGCAGTAGAAAACAGCGATCAGGATATCAGCGATATTATCGGCCAGGAGCAGGGTAAAAGGGCGCTGGAGATCACCGCAGCCGGCGCACACAACCTGCTGCTGATTGGCCCACCCGGCACAGGCAAAACCATGCTCGCGAGCCGACTCAATGGTCTGCTACCGCCACTCAGCAACCATGAGGCGCTGGAGAGTGCGGCAATCGTCAGTCTGGTCAACGCCACATCGATGTATAAGCAGTGGCGTCGACGTCCCTTTCGCGCACCGCACCATAGCGCTTCGCTCGTGGCCATGGTAGGCGGGGGGGCAATCCCCGCCCCGGGAGAGATATCACTGGCGCATAACGGCATTCTCTTTCTGGATGAGTTACCCGAGTTTGAACGGCGTGTGCTGGATGCTTTACGCGAGCCTATCGAATCGGGTCAGATTAACATCTCCCGTACCCGTGCAAAGATCAGTTATCCGGCTCGCTTCCAGCTTATCGCCGCCATGAACCCCAGCCCAACGGGTCATTATCAAGGTAACCATAACCGCTGTTCGCCCGAACAGACGCTTCGCTATCTGGGACGCTTATCGGGCCCGTTTCTGGATCGCTTCGATTTATCGCTTGAGATCCCGCTACCGCCGCCAGGTTTGCTAAGCCAGGCGCACAGAGCAGGAGAAACCAGTCTCACCGTACGAAACAGAGTGATCGCCGCGCAGGAGCGTCAGCTGGTGCGGCAGAATAAACTTAATGCCCATCTGGATAATGCGGAGATCCGCAGATTTTGCCCCCTCATGGCAGAGGATGCCCTGTGGCTGGAAGAGACCCTCACCCGATTCGGCCTGTCGGTACGTGCCTGGCAACGGCTGCTAAAGGTGGCCCGTACGATTGCCGACCTGGGGGAAAGTGAAAAGATAGAACGCAGACACCTGCAGGAAGCCCTGAGCTATCGCGCTATCGACCGTTTACTCATGCACCTGCAAAAGATGCTGGAATAA
- the ilvX gene encoding peptide IlvX has translation MSNSIKFCFSRFTTGK, from the coding sequence ATGAGTAATAGCATAAAATTCTGTTTCTCTCGATTTACGACGGGGAAGTAA
- the ilvG gene encoding acetolactate synthase 2 catalytic subunit — translation MNGAQWVVHALRAQGVDTIFGYPGGAIMPIYDALYDGGVEHLLCRHEQGAAMAAIGYARATGKTGVCMATSGPGATNLITGLADALLDSVPVVAITGQVASPFIGTDAFQEVDVLGLSLACTKHSFLVQSLEELPRVMAEAFEVANSGRPGPVLVDIPKDIQVALGDLEPHFSTVENDDAFPFAEVSEASQMLAHAQKPMLYVGGGVGMAQAVPALREFIAVTQMPATCTLKGLGAVDADYPYYLGMLGMHGTKAANLAVQECDLLIAVGARFDDRVTGKLNTFAPNAKVIHMDIDPAEMNKLRQAHVALQGDLNALLPALQQPLTIDAWRQHAAEMRREHDWRYDHPGEAIYAPLLLKQLSDRKPADSVVTTDVGQHQMWSAQHMTYTRPENFITSSGLGTMGFGLPAAVGAQVARPDDTVICISGDGSFMMNVQELGTIKRKQLPVKIVLLDNQRLGMVRQWQQLFFQERYSETTLTDNPDFLVLASAFSIPGQHITRKDQVEAALDEMLSSKGPYLLHVSIDELENVWPLVPPGASNSQMLEKLS, via the coding sequence ATGAATGGCGCACAGTGGGTAGTACATGCGTTGCGAGCGCAGGGAGTCGATACCATCTTCGGTTACCCGGGCGGCGCAATTATGCCGATTTACGATGCGTTGTATGACGGCGGCGTGGAACATCTGTTGTGCCGACACGAGCAGGGTGCGGCGATGGCGGCCATTGGCTATGCGCGTGCAACCGGGAAAACAGGCGTCTGCATGGCGACCTCCGGCCCGGGCGCAACTAACCTGATCACAGGCCTGGCTGATGCGCTGCTTGATTCCGTTCCCGTTGTGGCCATCACCGGCCAGGTTGCTTCTCCCTTCATCGGGACTGATGCTTTCCAGGAAGTGGACGTTCTCGGTTTGTCACTGGCTTGTACGAAACACAGCTTCCTCGTGCAATCTCTGGAAGAGCTGCCGCGCGTCATGGCGGAAGCCTTTGAGGTGGCAAACTCAGGCCGTCCTGGCCCGGTTCTGGTTGATATCCCAAAAGATATTCAGGTTGCGTTGGGCGATCTGGAGCCGCACTTCTCCACCGTTGAGAATGACGATGCGTTCCCGTTTGCCGAAGTCAGCGAAGCCAGCCAGATGCTGGCCCACGCGCAAAAGCCGATGCTCTATGTCGGCGGCGGCGTGGGGATGGCGCAGGCGGTTCCGGCCCTGCGCGAATTTATCGCGGTCACCCAAATGCCAGCGACCTGCACGTTAAAAGGGCTGGGCGCGGTGGATGCCGACTACCCTTACTATCTTGGCATGCTGGGGATGCATGGCACCAAAGCCGCCAACCTTGCCGTGCAGGAGTGTGACCTGCTGATTGCCGTGGGCGCACGTTTTGACGATCGCGTAACCGGCAAGCTGAACACTTTCGCACCGAATGCCAAAGTCATTCATATGGATATCGACCCGGCAGAGATGAATAAGCTCCGCCAGGCGCACGTGGCCTTGCAGGGCGATCTCAATGCGCTGCTGCCCGCATTACAACAGCCCTTAACGATCGACGCGTGGCGTCAGCATGCAGCAGAGATGCGCCGTGAACATGACTGGCGTTACGATCATCCAGGTGAGGCGATCTATGCCCCGTTACTGTTGAAACAACTTTCAGATCGTAAGCCTGCGGACAGCGTAGTGACTACCGACGTAGGTCAGCATCAGATGTGGTCAGCCCAGCACATGACCTACACGCGCCCGGAAAACTTCATCACCTCAAGCGGCTTAGGCACCATGGGCTTTGGCTTACCCGCTGCGGTGGGTGCCCAGGTCGCACGCCCGGACGATACGGTTATCTGTATCTCCGGTGACGGCTCCTTCATGATGAACGTCCAGGAGCTGGGCACCATCAAGCGTAAGCAGCTGCCGGTGAAGATCGTGCTGCTGGATAACCAACGTTTAGGCATGGTGCGCCAGTGGCAGCAGCTTTTTTTCCAGGAGCGTTACAGCGAAACCACCCTGACCGATAACCCCGATTTCCTCGTTCTGGCCAGCGCCTTTAGCATCCCTGGCCAGCACATCACCCGTAAAGACCAGGTTGAAGCGGCACTTGATGAAATGCTGTCAAGCAAGGGGCCTTACCTGCTTCATGTCTCAATCGACGAGCTTGAGAATGTCTGGCCGTTGGTGCCGCCCGGCGCCAGTAACTCACAAATGCTGGAGAAATTATCATGA
- the trmA gene encoding tRNA (uridine(54)-C5)-methyltransferase TrmA: protein MTPEHLPTEQYDAQLAEKVVRLQSMMTPFAAPAPEVFRSPVSHYRMRAEFRIWHDGDDLYHIIFDQQTKSRIRVDSFPAASELINQLMTLIMDGVRNNPLLRHKLFQIDYLTTQSNQAIVSLLYHKALNDEWRQAAEALRDALRAQNINVHLIGRATKTKITLDQDFIDERLPVAGKEMIYRQVENSFTQPNAAMNVQMLEWALKATEGSTGDLLELYCGNGNFSLALARNFNRVLATEIAKPSVASAQYNIAANHIDNVQIVRMSAEEFTQAMNGVREFNRLQGIDLKSYQCETIFVDPPRSGLDSETEKMVQAYPRILYISCNPETLCKNLETLSQTHNVERLALFDQFPYTHHMECGVLLTAR, encoded by the coding sequence ATGACCCCCGAACACCTCCCGACAGAACAGTACGACGCGCAACTGGCAGAGAAAGTCGTCCGTCTGCAAAGTATGATGACGCCTTTTGCTGCGCCTGCGCCTGAGGTGTTCCGCTCCCCGGTCAGCCACTACCGTATGCGTGCCGAATTCCGCATCTGGCACGACGGCGACGACCTGTATCACATCATTTTCGATCAGCAGACCAAAAGCCGTATCCGCGTGGACAGTTTCCCGGCGGCCAGCGAGCTGATTAACCAGTTAATGACGCTGATAATGGACGGCGTGCGCAATAATCCGCTGCTGCGCCATAAGCTGTTCCAGATTGACTACCTGACCACCCAAAGCAATCAGGCCATTGTCTCCCTGCTGTACCATAAAGCGCTGAATGACGAGTGGCGCCAGGCCGCAGAAGCCCTGCGTGATGCGCTGCGCGCGCAGAATATCAACGTGCACCTGATTGGCCGCGCGACAAAAACCAAAATCACGCTGGATCAGGATTTCATTGACGAGCGCCTGCCGGTAGCGGGCAAAGAGATGATTTATCGCCAGGTTGAGAACAGCTTTACTCAGCCGAACGCGGCAATGAACGTGCAGATGCTGGAGTGGGCGCTGAAGGCTACTGAAGGTTCAACCGGCGATCTGCTGGAGCTGTACTGCGGTAACGGTAACTTCTCGCTGGCGCTGGCGCGTAACTTTAATCGCGTACTGGCTACCGAAATCGCCAAACCGTCGGTCGCTTCCGCACAGTACAACATCGCGGCGAACCACATTGATAATGTGCAGATCGTTCGCATGTCGGCGGAAGAGTTTACTCAGGCGATGAACGGCGTGCGGGAGTTTAATCGTCTGCAGGGGATTGATCTGAAGAGCTACCAGTGTGAGACGATTTTCGTCGATCCGCCGCGCAGCGGGCTGGACAGCGAAACCGAGAAGATGGTGCAGGCATACCCGCGTATTCTGTATATCTCCTGTAACCCGGAGACCTTATGCAAGAACCTGGAAACATTAAGCCAGACGCACAATGTTGAACGTCTGGCATTGTTCGATCAGTTCCCGTATACGCACCATATGGAGTGCGGCGTATTACTGACGGCCCGGTAA
- a CDS encoding DUF413 domain-containing protein, translated as MAESFTTTNRFFDNKNYPRGFSRHGDFTIKEAQLLERHGYAFNELDLGKREPSTEDEKSFVAVCRGEREPVTEAERVWIKYMARIKRPKRFHTLSGGKPQMEGAEDYTESDD; from the coding sequence ATGGCGGAAAGCTTTACGACGACTAATCGTTTTTTCGACAATAAAAATTATCCACGCGGATTTTCTCGCCATGGTGATTTCACCATCAAAGAAGCACAACTGCTTGAGCGCCACGGTTATGCTTTCAATGAACTGGATTTAGGAAAACGCGAACCCTCCACTGAAGACGAAAAATCGTTTGTTGCCGTCTGCCGTGGCGAACGTGAGCCGGTAACGGAAGCGGAGCGCGTATGGATCAAGTATATGGCACGTATCAAACGTCCAAAGCGTTTCCACACCCTGTCTGGTGGTAAACCACAGATGGAAGGTGCGGAAGACTACACCGAATCAGACGATTAA